The Candidatus Synechococcus calcipolaris G9 nucleotide sequence CGTACCTGCTGTTCCTCCCAGATAATCCCCACCTCCCAGGATCGTGCCACCACCCGTTTCTCCATCGGCTCTCAACTGGGCATTAAGCATTGCCACATTTTGACCGAGGACATTGATCTGTCCGCCCATCCCCTCAGGATTCGAGACATCTATTATCCCTGAGACCACCGCTGTCGCCCCCTCCACCGGCACATTCACCCTATTGGGGTCATGCACCAAACTAATCGAGCCATCGGCATTGTGTACTATACTATTGACCCGTGGATGATCTTCTCCTCCCGTAATCAATCGGGGTAAATCAACGGCTTCAATCACCCCATCTTCCGGGATACGATCCGCCGGAATCTCTAAACTGAGGATCATTCCCTCCTGGGAAATCCGTACCATGCCCGTCTCTGGGATTGCCTGAATCGTGATCGTTCCCCCCGGTGCCGATAGGGTTCCCGTATTGAACACCTGATGACCCATCAATGTTAAATTCTGCCCTGGGCCAACGGCTAAATTCCCTTCATTGACGATAATTCCCGTACTCAGGAACTCAAACCCGGTGGGATTCCCAACAAGGTTGGCGTAGTAGTTAAAGCCATTAGTGTCAAAAATGCCGCCATCAAAATGCACTCGCTGAGCCGTTGAGGCATGGAACGCTGCCGGTACGTTTAACTGGGCATTGGGGCCAAAAACAATTCCCGCCGGATTGAGTAAATAGAGGTTGCTGTTACCTCCCATTACCTGGATTAAGCCATTGATATAGCTGACATCGTCGCCATTCACGCCAGCGAGGATATTGCGAACCCCAGGATTGGATAAAAAATTAGCAATCTGACCCTCATTTAAGCCAAATTGCTGGAATAGGTGAAATAGATTTCTGCCATCCCTGGAAACCGCACCACCACCAATATCAAACTGCTGGCCATTCACCGTGACGACTGTACCTGTACCTCCAACCGCTGGTGTAATCTGGGCTAGACTGGGACGAGGTAAAAATACACCCGAAAAAGCAAAAAGGGAAAGCCACAGGTGAGTCAACTTATGAAGCATTGGAGTGAGCCTTATTAGTGACCCGATCTTAGCCACTCATTTTGCGATCGACAAGACTTCTGTTACATTTCTTTTCATTTGCTTTGACAATCTATTGATTGAGTCTCTGAATCCACTTCTCTAGGTCATTGAGTTCGCTGAAATCCAGCAGGGCATCCCCCAGGGATTCCAATTGCTCTAGGGATAGATGATTGATTTGGGTTGCGAAAGATTCAGGGATGGGCCCGACTCGGCGGGTGAGTAATCGCAGAATAAGTGCGCGTTCGCCCTCTTGCCGTCCTTTGCGTTCCCCTTCCTGAAGAATCTCTTGATAAATCACTGATTCCCGCATCATTCCCTCCCGAAAAATGGTTTGAATAAGCTCCTTCCTGTACTGTAACCCAGCCAATAGTTGAACGACGGTACTCAAGTCCTGCCGCGCTTGGACTGATTCAATTTCACCAATTTTATCCGCGACGGACTGCAATAGGGCTGCTTCATTTTTTGTTTTACCCAAGACCGCAAAAGGAAGCAGGGGCGGAATCCTAAAAAATTGATTGGGGTCTTCTTCCCAGAGTTTAATCACTCGATAGCGATGGGTCGTTGTTGGTAGTTCAAACGCATCAGGCACATGAACCTTTGTTCGCCGTAGCAAGATCAAGACCTGGACAATCTCGCAGTGATAGTTGCGATAGAGTCTCAGCCAATAGTCCAGCATCCGCAGAGGCAATGTCGGTTCTGGCTCGACTTGAAATTCTAAATGGAGAATACAGTTCTGGGTCTGCACCAATGTTACGGAATCGGCGCGGATCGGTTCCAAGTTCAGTTCTGTTTTCAGGATTGAAACATCTTCTGAGGAATCATTCAGGAGCCACTGGGTAAAAGCGGTGGGATATTTTTCGGCTAGGTATTTACAGAGGTTGTCACGCATTTTCCTGTTTTAGGAAATAGATACGGTTGGCATTGGCTGACAAAGTTGATTTTGAAAATCTAATTCTTGATTAGCAACCTGGGCGATCGCCCCGACCATGATTTCTGCCACAGACATGCCTTGGTCATACTGTTTTAGCCACTGTTGGGCTTGGTTGCCTTCCCGGAGAATTTTCTTAATTGGGGTGAGGAAGCAACTAAACCCTTGGCCCTTGGCAATTCCCCAAACCTCGTCGTATAACTGGGCAATCCAATCCGCCGCTAGAATTTCCCGTCCATCCTGCCAGTGGTGAAGTTTGGCTTCTAAGCTATGGCGGGCTGCTGCCGCTTCATTGGTATCGGCTAATTGGGCCAGTTCTGTGGCGTTAAGCTGACTCGTTTTCAGGGGGTCAAGTCCTGGTTGATCCATTAATTGCAATAGACGAGCTTCTAGTAGTGCCGTAATGGCTAACAGATCAATCGGATCGGTGACTAGATCACAAATGCGTAATTCCAGACGATTTAAGTCGTAGGGACGGCGATCGCCATTGGGTCGGACGGCACTCCACAGGTGTCGAACATTCTGCATCGTGCCAATATCTAACTGTTCCTGAGTCCAATCAATAAAATGACGATGACTGGTAAACAGAGGTACGGCAACAGGGGTCTTGGGAAATAGGGCCCAGCGGGTGGAATGATACCCAGTCACCTGACCATCTAGAAAGGGAGATGCGGCACTCAGGGCTAAAAAGAGGGGAGCCTCAACCCGAATCAGCCGACAGGCCTGGATTAACTGCTCTAGATCACCTATGCCAACATTAATATGAATACTTGCGGTGACAACCTTTGTGCCGTAGGTTTGCTCAATGTAGCTATGGTACGGATTTTGGGGATCGGAACGATAAAATTGTTGGCTATTGCCCAAGCTGAGGGTACTGCCCGGTACCAAGGTATAGTCCCCCAATTGGTGCAGATAGGCCCGCAGTTGAAAACGAGGACGGAGGAGATCACAAAGGGCCTGATCGTAGAGGTAGAGGGGGGCAGTGGTATATTCCACATTGCGACTGTCAGGTTCGCGCACAAAACCGGATAGATCCCGGACAATGCGATCGGATAGCCCAATAATCTCGCCCTGGGGGGTTCCGGTATAGATTTCGACTTCAAATCCTTTGGATAGCACCGCGTCTCTCCCCTGGAAAAACAATTTCTCTTATTTTCGCACTCAGATCCGTCGGTCTGTCTACACCCAAGGGATGCAATCCCAATGGTTGCTCTCCTAATCTGGCGATCGCTGGTATTTTGGTGAAATCAACTATAATAAAAAAACCCTTTATTTTTTTTCATAAACAATTGTGTTAGCTACTGCTTTTCCTGTATCGGTTTCCCCTATTCCCACGGATATTGTGGGGGCGATCGCCCAATTAAAGAAAGACCTAAATGCCGTGATTTTGGCCCACTATTACCAAGAGGCGGACATCCAGGACGTAGCGGACTACATTGGCGATTCCCTGGGTCTATCCCGTCAGGCTGCTCAGACCCCAGCGGATGTGATTGTTTTTGCCGGGGTTCACTTCATGGCCGAGACGGCGAAAATTCTGAATCCTGATAAGTTGGTGTTACTGCCGGATTTAGAGGCGGGTTGCTCCCTTGCCGATAGCTGTCCGGCGGATCAATTTGCCCAATTTAAGGCAGCCCATCCCGAGCATCTGGTCATTTCCTACATCAATTGCACGGCTGAAATTAAGGCCCTCAGTGATATTATTTGCACCAGTTCCAATGCCGTTTCCATTGTGGAGCAATTACCGCCGGAACAAGGAATTATTTTTGCCCCCGATCGCAACCTTGGTCGCTATGTCATGGCCCAAACTGGCCGGGAGATGGTGCTATGGCAGGGGAGTTGTATTGTCCATGAAACCTTTTCAGAGCGTAGAATCATTGAACTGAAAGCGGCCTACCCAGAGGCAGACGTGATTGCCCATCCAGAATGTGAGGAGCCTGTTCTCCGCCATGCCCAATTTATTGGTTCAACGACCGCCCTACTGCACCACACCCAAACCAGCGATCGTCAGGTTTTTATCGTGGCAACAGAGCCAGGGATTATCCATCAAATGCAGCGGCAAAATCCCCACAAAGTCTATGTTCCGGCTCCTCCCAGTAATCGTGCCTGCAATTGTAATGAATGCCCCTTCATGCGGCTCAACACCCTGGAGAAACTCTATCTCTGCATGAAAAACCAGCAACCTGCCATTGAGATTGCCCCAGAGATTCGGGCAGCGGCCCTCAAACCCATTCAGCGAATGCTAGAAATGTCTGCCTAGCCGACGGTGGCCGAACAGGATCGCAAGGAATAGTCCACAAATCACTCCTAGGGTGAGGACAACACCAAAGGGTAAGTGAATGGATTGCCAAAACCCAAAATGAATGCGGACAGGGGTGGCATTCTGGACGGAGACAATGGCGATCGCCCCCATCCATAGGGCCATGATCATCAAAAAGACAATTCCTTTCATAAAAGAGTGCTATTGCTCAGCAAATCATTTGGTTTTGGTCTTGTCTAGTTTTTCAATCGCTTCTTCAGTGCGATCGTGGGGATTCAAGGGGGAAAACCCGGGAAATGTGCCACGAATAACATCATTCATTCCCTCGCGGGTGGCCGTACTCAGACCACCGAGGGGTTCCGGCAAAATGCGATCGCCAAAGCCAATATAAACAATACTCAACAGGAGGATCGGTACAATTAAGTCTTGAATACGCATTAGGCCCATGGGAAGATCCTCGTCACGGCTATTTATGGTTCTAGTGTACAAGATTCCCCCTTTATGCTATAGAATGCTTAATTTATTTATGAACTTTAATTTATTTATGGACTTTTTTATGGGTTTTAATGAACTGATAGGCGAGGGCGATCGCCTGGTCATTGATGGTATGGCCC carries:
- the nadA gene encoding quinolinate synthase NadA; this encodes MLATAFPVSVSPIPTDIVGAIAQLKKDLNAVILAHYYQEADIQDVADYIGDSLGLSRQAAQTPADVIVFAGVHFMAETAKILNPDKLVLLPDLEAGCSLADSCPADQFAQFKAAHPEHLVISYINCTAEIKALSDIICTSSNAVSIVEQLPPEQGIIFAPDRNLGRYVMAQTGREMVLWQGSCIVHETFSERRIIELKAAYPEADVIAHPECEEPVLRHAQFIGSTTALLHHTQTSDRQVFIVATEPGIIHQMQRQNPHKVYVPAPPSNRACNCNECPFMRLNTLEKLYLCMKNQQPAIEIAPEIRAAALKPIQRMLEMSA
- a CDS encoding Rpn family recombination-promoting nuclease/putative transposase, giving the protein MRDNLCKYLAEKYPTAFTQWLLNDSSEDVSILKTELNLEPIRADSVTLVQTQNCILHLEFQVEPEPTLPLRMLDYWLRLYRNYHCEIVQVLILLRRTKVHVPDAFELPTTTHRYRVIKLWEEDPNQFFRIPPLLPFAVLGKTKNEAALLQSVADKIGEIESVQARQDLSTVVQLLAGLQYRKELIQTIFREGMMRESVIYQEILQEGERKGRQEGERALILRLLTRRVGPIPESFATQINHLSLEQLESLGDALLDFSELNDLEKWIQRLNQ
- a CDS encoding LapA family protein, with translation MKGIVFLMIMALWMGAIAIVSVQNATPVRIHFGFWQSIHLPFGVVLTLGVICGLFLAILFGHRRLGRHF
- the gshA gene encoding glutamate--cysteine ligase, yielding MLSKGFEVEIYTGTPQGEIIGLSDRIVRDLSGFVREPDSRNVEYTTAPLYLYDQALCDLLRPRFQLRAYLHQLGDYTLVPGSTLSLGNSQQFYRSDPQNPYHSYIEQTYGTKVVTASIHINVGIGDLEQLIQACRLIRVEAPLFLALSAASPFLDGQVTGYHSTRWALFPKTPVAVPLFTSHRHFIDWTQEQLDIGTMQNVRHLWSAVRPNGDRRPYDLNRLELRICDLVTDPIDLLAITALLEARLLQLMDQPGLDPLKTSQLNATELAQLADTNEAAAARHSLEAKLHHWQDGREILAADWIAQLYDEVWGIAKGQGFSCFLTPIKKILREGNQAQQWLKQYDQGMSVAEIMVGAIAQVANQELDFQNQLCQPMPTVSIS